The Paraflavitalea devenefica genome contains a region encoding:
- a CDS encoding DUF5916 domain-containing protein, translated as MRNICLFVLLLQSLAAAAQTNPADTIIRKQYFTQSLSGSITLDGIPSEEAWNAVEWGGDFTQWQPNDGKPPSQPTSFKILYDKQFLYIAYRCHDAAPDSIIRRMSRRDEFPGDWVEINIDSYHDLRTAFSFTLSVSGVRGDEFVSSDGNNWDANWNPIWYGKTHVDATGWTAEVKIPLSQLRYGNEPEKVWGFQVTRRLFRKEERSTWQHIPQNSGVWVSRFGELRGLKNIPMYRQVEIAPYVIAQADKYKKEAGNPFAKGFDTKLTAGLDGKLAVTNDLILDFTINPDFGQVEADPSQVRIDGFQNFFGERRPFFIESRNIFDYQLTGSEAGGDYDSDLLFYSRRIGSSPHGYPNVGPGEYVKYPQNTSILGAAKFSGKTKKGWSIGVLESITQREMATIDDAGNRRKELVEPLTSYFVGRLQKDIKSGNTIIGGIFTAVNREKGLSDLLHRSAYSGGLDFVQFWKNRTWYLRGNVVFSQVQGSKEAILNTQTAFEHLFQRANAPEVSVDSNRTSLTGMGGTIRFGKIGGRQGKAGQLLRFETGLTLRSPGLELNDIGFLLTSNQINHFTWAGVHWQKPFFLFRTARINYNHWSRWDYGGQFLYQAFNTNTHAVFNNNWQSGTGLTWTVYEVSNTDLRGASSMRLPANLAHNLYVNSDFRKKVAVNAGIFSRWGFNNTFKLYELEAGVSYQPLNALKISLSGSYSYYWRRQDQFVDAIQYNNTTRTIVGEVKQNTLRFTGRLSYNITPDLTLQYYGQPFITRPLYDHFGYVADPLAKKYDDRFYVFKANEVNFNNGQYQVDENADGTPDYSFSKPDFNFVQFRSNLVVRWEYKPGSELYLVWSQGNTPDAAADLDRPLGKSLFDHAFSNDRARNIFLIKCTYRFVR; from the coding sequence TTCCTTCAGAAGAAGCCTGGAATGCCGTGGAATGGGGCGGCGACTTTACCCAATGGCAGCCCAATGACGGCAAACCTCCCTCCCAGCCTACCAGTTTCAAGATCCTGTACGACAAGCAATTCCTGTATATTGCTTACCGTTGTCATGACGCGGCGCCGGACTCTATTATCAGACGAATGAGCCGGCGGGATGAATTTCCCGGCGACTGGGTGGAGATCAATATTGACAGTTACCATGACCTGCGTACCGCTTTTTCTTTTACCCTTTCAGTATCGGGTGTGCGGGGCGATGAGTTTGTATCGAGTGACGGCAATAACTGGGATGCCAACTGGAACCCTATCTGGTATGGCAAAACGCACGTGGATGCGACAGGCTGGACAGCCGAAGTAAAGATCCCCCTTAGCCAGTTGCGGTATGGCAATGAGCCGGAAAAGGTATGGGGCTTCCAGGTGACCCGCCGGTTGTTCCGCAAGGAAGAACGTTCTACCTGGCAACATATTCCCCAAAACTCCGGCGTATGGGTAAGCCGTTTTGGCGAACTGCGAGGCCTGAAGAATATACCCATGTACCGGCAGGTGGAAATAGCGCCTTATGTGATTGCACAGGCCGACAAGTATAAAAAAGAAGCAGGTAATCCATTTGCCAAAGGGTTCGACACGAAACTCACCGCCGGCCTAGACGGCAAACTGGCGGTAACAAATGATCTTATCCTCGATTTCACGATCAACCCTGATTTTGGGCAGGTAGAAGCCGATCCTTCGCAGGTTCGCATTGACGGATTCCAGAATTTCTTTGGAGAACGAAGGCCTTTTTTTATTGAGAGCAGGAATATTTTTGATTACCAGTTAACGGGCTCTGAAGCCGGTGGCGACTATGATTCGGACCTGCTGTTCTATTCCCGCCGCATTGGCAGTTCGCCGCATGGTTATCCCAACGTGGGTCCTGGAGAGTATGTTAAGTACCCGCAAAATACTTCGATACTGGGCGCAGCCAAGTTCAGTGGCAAAACAAAGAAAGGCTGGAGTATTGGCGTGCTGGAAAGTATCACCCAACGGGAGATGGCTACGATTGATGATGCCGGGAACAGAAGAAAAGAACTGGTGGAACCGCTGACCAGTTATTTTGTAGGCAGGTTGCAAAAAGATATTAAATCGGGCAATACGATTATAGGGGGCATTTTTACCGCCGTCAACCGGGAGAAAGGGTTGAGTGACCTGTTGCACCGCAGCGCCTATTCCGGCGGGCTTGATTTTGTACAGTTCTGGAAGAACCGCACCTGGTACCTGCGGGGCAATGTGGTATTCAGCCAGGTGCAGGGCAGCAAGGAAGCTATCCTGAATACCCAAACGGCCTTTGAACACCTCTTTCAGCGCGCCAATGCCCCGGAGGTATCGGTGGATAGCAACCGAACCTCTCTGACCGGCATGGGCGGCACCATCCGCTTTGGCAAGATTGGTGGCCGTCAGGGAAAGGCGGGCCAGTTATTACGATTTGAAACAGGACTCACCCTGCGTTCGCCCGGGCTGGAGTTGAATGATATCGGTTTCCTGCTTACTTCCAACCAGATCAATCACTTTACATGGGCCGGCGTGCACTGGCAAAAGCCCTTCTTCCTGTTCCGCACTGCACGCATCAATTACAACCACTGGTCAAGGTGGGATTATGGCGGACAATTCCTGTACCAGGCATTCAACACCAACACACACGCTGTCTTTAACAACAACTGGCAGTCGGGCACAGGCCTTACCTGGACAGTATATGAAGTATCCAATACCGATCTTCGTGGCGCTTCTTCCATGCGGCTGCCGGCCAACCTGGCGCACAACCTTTATGTAAACAGCGACTTCCGGAAGAAGGTTGCTGTAAATGCGGGTATCTTCAGCCGGTGGGGATTTAACAATACATTCAAGCTATACGAACTGGAGGCAGGCGTGAGTTACCAGCCGCTGAATGCCTTAAAGATAAGCCTCAGTGGCAGTTACTCCTATTACTGGCGCCGGCAGGACCAGTTTGTGGACGCCATTCAATATAATAACACTACCAGGACAATCGTAGGTGAAGTAAAACAAAATACGCTGCGCTTCACCGGCAGGCTGAGTTATAATATCACACCTGATCTAACGCTTCAGTATTACGGGCAGCCCTTTATCACCCGCCCGTTGTATGACCATTTTGGTTACGTAGCTGATCCACTGGCTAAAAAATACGATGACAGGTTTTATGTATTTAAAGCCAATGAGGTCAATTTCAATAACGGTCAATACCAGGTAGATGAAAATGCCGACGGCACACCGGATTATAGTTTCAGCAAGCCTGATTTCAATTTTGTACAGTTCCGTTCCAACCTGGTAGTACGCTGGGAATATAAGCCCGGTTCTGAACTATACCTAGTATGGTCGCAGGGCAATACACCCGATGCTGCTGCTGACCTTGACAGGCCACTGGGCAAGAGTTTATTTGACCATGCTTTTTCAAATGACCGGGCCCGGAATATTTTCCTGATAAAATGCACTTACCGGTTTGTACGGTAA